CAGCAGAACAGTACGATCGCCGGAAAGAGCAGGCGATAGGGGATCTTCAACATCGAGACCCAGAGCCCGATCAGCGGCAGGTTGATCACCAGCAGCATTAGATTGCCGACCCACATCGAGGCAATAACGCCCCAGACCAGCCTGGGCTGCTCGGTCATGATCTGCGGCCCGGGCTGGATGCCCTGCATCATCAGCGCGCCGATCATCAGCGCCATCAGGGCGTTGGCCGGGATTCCGAGTGTCAGCAGCGGAATGAAGCTCGTCTGCGCGCCGGCATTGTTGGCGGCCTCGGGGCCGGCCACGCCCTCGATCGCCCCCTTGCCGAAGCGGGACGGGTCCTTCGCGATCTTCTTCTCGAGGGCGTAGGAGGAGAAGGGTGGCAGCGCCGCGCCGCCACCGGGCAGCACACCCAGCACCGAGCCCAGCGCCGTGCCGCGCAGCATGGCCGGGAAGGCGGCGCGCAGATCGGCCCGGCTCGGAATCAGGTCGCGGACCTTCTGGCTGACGACGCGCCGTTGCGCCGGCCGCTCGAGATTGGCGATGATCTCGCCCAGCCCGAACAGGCCCATCGCGATGGGCACGAAGTCGAGCCCGTCGGATAGCTCCGCGATGCCGAAGGTCATGCGCGCGGCACCGGAGCTGACATCGATGCCGACGAGGCCGAGCAGCAGGCCGAGCAGGACCATCGCCAGCGATTTCGCCACAGAGCCATGCGCCAGCACGACGGCGGCGATCAGGCCGAGCACGAGCAGGCTGAAATACTCGACCGCGGTGAATTTGAGCGCCAGAACCGAGAGCGGCACGCTCATCACCGCGATGACGATCGTCGCCACCGTGCCGGCGAAGAAGGACGCGATCGCGGCGATTGCGAGTGCCGTCCCGGCCTTGCCCTGCTTGGCCATCTCGTGGCCGTCGAGGCAGGTCACCACCGAGGAGGTCTCGCCAGGCACATTGACGAGGATGGCGGTGGTCGAGCCGCCATATTGCGCGCCGTAGAAGATGCCGGCGAGCATGATCATGGCTCCGGCCGGGTTCAGCCCGAATGTGAAGGGCAGCAGCAGCGCCACCGTCGGGATCGGCCCGATGCCCGGCAGCACGCCGATGGCCGTGCCGATCAGCACGCCCAGCAGGCAGAGGCCGAGATTGTTGAGCTCGAGGGCGGTCGAAAGCCCCAGCAGCAGGTTGTCGAAGAGGTCCATGGCGGGCAGCCTTCAGCGCGGCCAGACAGGCACCGGCAGCGCCAGAACCTTGATGAAGAGAAGGACGGCGGCGCCCGAGAGCAGCAGCGCGAAGGGCACGGTCTCGCGCAGGCGTCCCTCGCGGGTGGCGAAGCTCGCCAGGACGACGGTCACGACCGAGGCAATCGCCAGCCCCAGCTTCTCCGCCGTCAGCGCGAAGATGCCGACCGCGGCAAGTACCGCAAGCAGCGGCCGCAACTGCACCGGCTCGATCGCCAGTCCGGCCCGCCTGATGCCCCGCCCGCAGAAGAACAGGCCGAAGGCGAGCAGGCCGAGCGAGACGACGCGGGGCATGTAGCCCGCGCCCATATCGGCTGCGTTGCCGACATTGAGGTTGCGGGTCGCGAAGAGAGCGCCTGCCGCGACCGCAACGAGGAACAAGCCGAAGAGCAGGTCCTGCCAGTCTTTTCCGGAACGGGTCACCGGGGCCATCTCAGCTGCCCTTGATGCCGGCTTCCTTGATGATGCCACCCCAGCGCGTGGTGGCATCCTTCAGCCAGGTCGAGAACTCGGCCGGGGAGCCGGTCTCCACCACCCCGCCCTGCTCGGCGATCCTGGCCTTGATCTCGGGGTCCTGCAGGATCTTGCCGATCTCGGCGTTGAGGCGGGCGACCGTGGCGGGCGGTGTGCCGGCGCGGGTCAGGACGCCCTGCCAGGTGCCGGCATCGCCGCCGGGAAGCCCCGCCTCCCTGAAGGTCGGCAGGCCGGCGACGCGCTCCTCGCCGGTGACGGCGAGACCGACCAGCTGCTTGTTGGAGACGAAGGGCAGCGTCGCGGTCGAGCCGTTGATGATGACGCCGCTCTCGCCCGAAACGACGGCGCGGGAGGCCGCCGCGCCGCCCTTGTAGGGCACGTTCTTCCAGGTGATGCCGAGCTCCTTGGCCATCTGCACGGCGGTGATGTGGTTGGCCGCGCCGACGCCGGAATTGGCGACCGCCAGCTTGTTCGGGTTCGCCTTGGCGTAGGCGATCAGCTCCTGCGCCGTCCTGGCAGGGACGGCTTCATGCACGGCCAGCACATAGGGGCCGAACATGACCATCGAGACGGGCGCGAGATCCTTGGCGGGATCATAGGTCAGGTCCGAGAACAGGCTTGGTGCCGTCGCCAGCGAGCCGACATCCATCAGCAGCAGAGTGTGGCCGTCCGCCGGCGACTTGGCCACGGCGTCCGCGCCGAGATTGCCCGCCGCGCCCGGCTTGTTCTCGATCACGACGGGCTGGCCGATCGCGGCCGAAAGCTTGGGCCCGATCAGGCGGGCAAGGATGTCGGAGGTGCCGCCGGGCGCGAAGGGAACGACGAGCCGCACCGGGCGCTCGAAGTTCTGGGCCGCCGCCGGCGCAGCAGCGAGCCCGATGCCGGCCAGCATCGCGAGGGCCAAGCCCTTCGCGGCGATTGTGGACAGACGAAAGGGGTTGTGGTCTCGGGTCATTCGATCCTCCTGTGGGGTGCGAAGCGGCTTGCGGCCGGGGTCGCGGGCAGTCTTGGCAGCTGCCTTGGTCCGCACAGGATAGGCGCGGCACGATGCGCCAGTGAGTTAGATCGGCAATGGAACCATACCTTTTTTGGATCACGCGATAGCGCCGCGGCCCTTGCCCGGGGCGCGCCCGCGCCTAGTCTGGCGGGCAGACGGCAAAAGCCGCGACAGATCCTGGGAGGGACGACAATGAGCCGATCGATCACGCGCCGCGCAGCGCTCAGCCTTGCCGGCGGCGCGCTGGCCGCCCCGCTGGCCTCGCGCAGCGGTTTCTCACAGGCCTATCCGGCCAAGCCGGTGACGGTCATCATTCCCTTCGGGGCTGGCGGAACCACGGACCTCGTCGGGCGCATCATCTGCGAGAAGCTGACGCAGCGGATGGGCAAGGCCTTCATCATCGAGAACCGCGCCGGGGCCGGGGGCAATACGGGCGTCGCGGCGCTCTCCCACGCAACGCCGGACGGCTACACCATCGGCATGACCACGCCCTCGACGCATGGCATCAATCCGAACCTCTACAAGGAGAAGCTGCCTTTCAAGCCGTTCGAGGATTTCGAGTTCCTCTCGCTGGCTTCGTCGCAGCCGAACTTCCTGTGCATCCACCCGTCGATCCCGGCTCAGAACGTCAGCGAGTTCATCGCCTATCTGAAAGCCAACCCCGGCAAGGAGAATTTCGGCTCCTCGGGCATCGGCACCTCGATCCACCTCTCCGGCGAACTGTTCATGCAGCTGGCCGGCGTGAAGATGCAGCACGTCACCTATCGCTCATCGGGCGCGCTGGTGCAGGATCTGATCGCGGGCAACGTCAAGGTCTCCTTCGACAACTTCACCTCGCCCTATCCCCACTACAAGGCCGGGACGCTGCGTGGACTCGCGGTCACCTCGACGGAACGGGCCAAGATCGCACCGGAGGTGCCCACGCTGGCCGAGACGCTGCCCGGCTTCGACATCAGCTCCTGGAACGGGTTTCTCGCGCCGAAGGGAACGCCCAAGGAGATTTGCGACCGCCTGACCGCCGAGATGCAGGCCGTGCTCAAGGATCCGACGGTCGTCTCGCGCTTCGAGGAACTGGGCGCCGCGGCGACGCCCTCCAGCGGCGAGGAGGCCCGGGCCAAGGCGCAAAGCGAGATCGCCAAGTTCAAGGGCATCATCGACAAGGCCGGAATCACCATCCAGAACTGAGCCTTTCCCGGCGACGGGTGGCGGGGACGACGCCAGGGAGAAGGCCGGGGATGTTCGAGCTGAGCCAGTTGCGCTGCTTCGTCGCCGTCGCGGAGGAGCTGCATTTCGGCCGGGCGGCGCTGCGCCTCAACATGACGCAGCCGCCGTTGAGCCGGCAGATCCAGATCCTCGAGCGGGTGCTCGACGTGGTCCTGCTCGAGCGCAGCAACCGAACGGTGAAGCTGACGCCGGCCGGCCAGAGCTTCCTGGCCGAGGCCCGCCGGCTGCTGAAACTCGCCGAAAGCGCGGCGCTCCTCGCCAAGCGCGTCGCCAATGGCAAGGCCGGCTCGATCAATATCGGCTTCACGGCGACCTCGGCCTATTCCTATGTACCGGAACTGGTCGCGGCCTGCCGGCGCGAGATGCCCGATGTCGAGATCTCGCTGAAGGAGATGGTCAGCGGCGACCAGCTCAAGCGGCTGGATTCCGGCGAGATCGACATCGGCCTTCTGCGCCCGCCGATTCCCCGCACGGGCCTGAGCGCCTTTCGCGTCACAGCCGAACCTCTCGTCGCGGCGGTCCATGCGGACCATCCCCTCGCCGGCTCTGCCACGATCGCGATCGACGAGCTCGCGGCGCAGCCCTTCGTCATGTACGCGCCCTATGAGGCCCGCTATTTCCACGACCTGCTGGTGGAGCTGTTCTCCCGGGCGGGTCTGGTGCCGAACTATGTCCAGCATCTCGCCCAGATCCATTCGATCCTGGCGATGGTCCATTCCGGCGTCGGCGTCGCGCTGGTTCCCGAGACCGCGATGAACCTGCATTTCAGCGGCGTCGCGCTGCGCCCGGTCGACCTGCCGCGGCAGCGCCCGGCCGAGCTGTTCTTCGTGAGCCGCGAGGACAACGACAACCCGCTGGTTCCGATCGTGGCGAGCCTCGCCCGGCAAATGGCGCAGCAGCCGGCCAGGCCCATGCCAGCGATCCAATGATTGGATCGACCGATACAGGGATTGGTCACCTTCGGCATCGCTCTTGATCTACTCCTCGCTGCAGTCAGCCAAGGAGCCGAGCATGAGCAAGATGACCCCGCAGGAGATGGCGCGCCATATCGGCAATGGCCTCCTGTCCTTTCCCGTGACGCCCTTCAAGGCGGGCAATGCCTTCGACGAGACGCGCTACCGTTCCAATCTCGATTGGCTCTGCGGCTACGAGGTCGCAGGCCTGTTCGCGGCCGGCGGCACGGGCGAGTTCTTCTCGCTCTCCCCGGCCGAGGTGGTCGCAGTGGTGGCGACCGCCGTTCAGGAGACACGCGGCCGCGTGCCGGTGCTGGCCGGCGTCGGTCATGGCACGCAGATCGCGACCGAACTCGCCGGCGCCGTCGAGCATGTCGGCGCAGACGGCATCCTGCTGCTGCCGCCCTATCTCGTCTTCTCCGAGCAGGAGGGGCTGGCGGCCCATATCGAGGCGGTCTGCAAGGCGACGAAGCTTGGCGTCATCGTCTACAATCGCGACAACGCCATCATCACCGAGGAAACGCTTGCCAGGCTCTGCGAGCGCAATCCCAACCTGGTCGGCTACAAGGACGGCATCGGCGATATCGAGCTGATGACGCGCATCCATCTGCGCCTGGGAGACCGGCTGACCTATATCGGCGGCCTGCCGACGGCCGAGACCTTCGCCCTGCCCTATCTCGAAATGGGCGTCACGACCTACTCGTCGGCCGTATTCAACTTCGTCCCGCAGTTCTCGACGCGGTTCTACGATGCGGTGCGCCGCCGCGACCGTGCGCTGGTGCAGGCGGGCCTGCGCGACTTCATCCTGCCGCTGATCGCCATCCGCAACCGCAAGCGCGGTTATGCCGTCTCGATCATCAAGGCCGGCATGAAGGTGATCGGGCGCGATTCCGGCCCGGTCCGGACCCCGCTGACCGATCTCACCGAGGGCGAGACCGCAGAGCTCGCGGCCCTTGTCACCCGGCTCGACACGAGCGAATTCGCGACACGCGAGCGCGCCGCGGCCTGACAACGCTCCGGAGATGGCGGGCGGCGCCGCGCCGACGCGGGGCCAGCAAGACCGGCGCTCGCCTGTCACCAGAGGGCGTCGGCGCAAGTGGGGACAAGCGCCGAAGCCGGCCGGCCGGGCGCGGGAGGGTCTTTCTTAGAACGGTTTAACGCGGCGTGCACGAAACACTCCGATCGGGCTACGCAGCGAAACAAAATTGCTGCAGAATCGCGCGATTCAGAATATTCAGGCCATGTGACGCAGACAGTCCCATCGCCGGATCGCCCGAATGTTTTCCACCCGCAATCTCACTGCCGATCTCGTGCAGCTCGCAGACGTGCCGGCCTGCCTTTCGACGGCAGGGCCGGACGGATCCCACTATATCGCTGCCAATCCCGGCTATCTGCGTCTCGTCGAGCGGGTCTGGCCCGAAATCCAGAACAAGGATCTGCTGGCGGCGGGCACGGTGCTGAGAAGCTCGCAGCGCGACCGGCGGCTCTGGCTGCTGGAGACGAACGGCTATTACGATGCCGAAGTTGCCGAGGTTCGCAGCGCGACGGGCCGCATCGTCAATGTCGAGATCAGCTCGCAGCGGGTCTGGTGCAGCGGGGTCGCCTGCGATCTCGAGTACTTCATGCCCCAATCCGGCGTGAGGCTGCACGATGCCGAGCTCGGCTTGCGCGCCGCCGCGCAGAAGCGGGCCGCCTTTACGCCGCGCTTCAGCGGCAGCCTGCGCACGATGAGCCTGCTCGACAAGCGGATCGTCATCGGGCGCATCATGTCGCTCGCCGCGGAGGGCGCGGTCATGGCCCGCAATCTGGCCGAGACGGCCGAAACCGCCGACACGCTGACAGCGATGGTCCGGCGCCTGACCGCGTTCCAGGTGGCCAACCGCGCCAGCCCGACGACCGTGGGCTTCGATTTCTCCGATCTGGAATATGACGAGATCGAGGACCTGCTGCTGCGCTTCACGGGCGACATCTGGTCACTGATCATGGCCAGCGAGGATCGCGACATCGTCGACACCCTTCGTTGCCTCGTCGCAAAATACACCATGCCCCGGCCGGTCATCGTCAACTGGTAGGGCTTGGCAGGGCGGGCGCTGAGCCCACCTTGCACCCCGGTAGTCGGCCGCGCCGAACGCGGTGCCGGACGAGCCGGCACCGCGCCTCGTCTCACTGCTTCGGGACGTCCTTCAGCACCGCCTCCCAGCGCTCGACCTCGGCCTTCACCAACCGGTCCAGATGGGCGGGACCGCGCACCGAGGCGGGCGGGACCGGGACGGCCAGACCTTCGAACCGCGTGCGGACGAAATCCGAGGAGAGGCTCTTGTCCAGGGCTGCAACCAGGCGCGCGACGATCGCGGGGCTGGTGTCCTTGTGGACGGCAAGCGCATTCCAGACCTTCATGCCGAACTCGGGCAGGCCAGCCTCCGCGAAGGTCGGCACGTCCGGCGCCTGCGGCAGGCGGCTGTCGCCCGTCACGGCGAGCGCCGTCACCGAGCCGGCAGCATGCAGCGGCAGAAGCGTCGCGGTCTGGTCGATGACGCCATCGACGAAGCCGCCGATCAGGTCCTGGATCGCCGGCCCCGCGCCCTTGTAGGGCACGATCGTCGCCTTCAGCCCCGACTGATGCAGCAGGAGCCGCGGCGCCAGATCCGAGGTCGCGCCGAAGCCGGCCGTGCCGAAGGTCACCTTGTCGCCCTCGGCCTTCGCCTTGGCGATGAAGGCCTTCAGATCGGCGACCGCGCTCTTCTTGCTCGCCGCCATCACCATCGGCACGTCGGCGACGAGGCCGATGGGCGCGAGGTCAGTGCGGGGGTCGTAGCGCTGGTCCTTGAACAGCGCCCGGCTGGCCGCCATCGGCCCCATATTGCCGAACAGCACCATATGGCCGTCCGGCTCGCCACGGGTGACGCGCTCGGTCCCGGACCGGCCCCCGGCCCCGCCGACATTCTCGACGATGACGTTCTGTCCGAGCACCTTGCCCATCTCCTCGGCGAGGATGCGGGCCAGCACGTCGGTGGTGCCTCCGGGCGCGAAGGGCACGAGCATCGTTACCGGGCGGTTCGGGTAGCTCTGCGCCGCGGCGGGCGCGATCGCCAGCGCGGCTGCGGCCGCCAGGCCGAGCAACAGGGTTCTCATGGGGCCTCCCAGGATATTTATCGTTGAATTGCCTGCTATCAGACAATCTGCCCGTCGCCGGGTCAAGCGCGGAGATTGACGACGTGCCCGCGCCCGGCAATGTGTTTTCCATGACCGAGATGAATCTTCGTATCCCGCGGCAGGCGGCCACGCTGCGTCTCCTGGTGGAGGACCGGATCCGGGAGGCGATCGCCTCCGGGCATTTCCGCCCGGGCCAGCGCCTCGTCGAGCGCGAACTCTGCGAGCAGATCGGCGTCGGCCGGACCTCGGTGCGCGAGGCTCTTCGGCAGCTCGAGGCGGAGGGCCTCGTCGTGACGGTGCCGCATCGCGGTCCCGAGGTCTCCTCGATCACCTTCGACGAGGCCCGCCAGCTCTATGATGTGCGCGCCCTGCTGGAGGGCTTCGCCGGCCGCGCCTTTGCCGAACAGGGCAGCGACGAGGCGATCCGCGAACTGAAGGAAGCGGTAGCGGGGTTCCGACAGGCGGCCCGCAACAGCGACCGCGCCCAGCTCGTCGCGGCCAAGACGCGCTTCTACAGCGTGCTGATGGAGGGCGCGGGCAATGTCTTCGTCAAGCAGTCGCTGACGATGCTGCATAACCGCATCACGCTGCTGCGCTTCACCTCGATGACGCAGCAGGGCCGGCTCGACGACAGCGTGGCGGAAATCGAAGCGATCCACGACGCCATCGCGGCGCGGGACGGCGCGCGCGCCGAGCAGGCCTGCCGGCATCACATCGCGATGGCGGCGAAGGTGGCGCTCGCCGTGCTGGAGCGGGAGCCGCCCCGCGGCTGATGCCGCGAATTGACAGATTGTCTGATAGCGCCCAGAAATCCGCGCGACGCCGCGCCGCCCTTGGCGCGACGCCGGAGGATCGTTCCATGCCTGACAGCGCCAGCGCCCCTGCCCCCATCGCCTTCATCGGCCTCGGCCAGATGGGCCTGCCGATGGCACGGCGGCTGATCGCGGCGGGCTTTGCCGTGCGCGGCGCGGACCCGGCCGAGGCGCCCCGGCAGGCGCTCGTCGAGGCGGGCGGTACGGCCTTCGCCGATGCGAGGGAAGCTGCTGAAGGCGCCGACATCCTGATCACCATGCTTCCCAATGGCCGCATCGTGCGCGATGTGCTGCTCGCCTCGGGCGCCGCACATGCATTGGCCAACGGTGCGCTCGTCATCGACATGAGCTCCTCGGCGCCCACCGATACGGTGGGCCTCGCGGCGGATCTCGCGCCGCTGGGCCTGCACTTGATCGACGCGCCCGTCTCGGGCGGCGTGAAGCGGGCCATCGACGGCTCGCTCGCGATTATGGCGGGCGGAGCGGCCGAGGCGGTCGAACGCGCCCGGCCCGTGCTGGCGGCGATGGGCAAGTCGATCTTCGCGACGGGGCCGATCGGCTCCGGCCATGCGATGAAGGCGTTGAACAATTACGTCTCCGCGGCGGGGCTGGTCGCGGCCTGCGAAGCTCTTCTGGTCGGCGGGCGCTTTGGCCTCGCACCGGAGACCATCGTCGACGTGCTCAACGCCTCGACGGGCCGCAACAACTCGACCGAGGTGAAGATGAAGCCCTTCGTCATCTCGGAGGCCTTCAACTCGGGCTTCTCGCTCGCGCTGATGGCCAAGGATCTGCGCATCGCCGCCGATCTCGCCGATCATCTCGAGCTTCCGCTGCCGCAGATCCAGTCGGTGGCCGCGCTGTGGGAGGCGGCCAAGGGCGGGCTCGGCGCGCAGGCCGACCACACCGAGATTCACCGCCATCTCCAGGCGCTCGCCGCCGGCTCGCGCGGCTGATGGGCCTGCGGGCGCGCATCGCCGCGGCGGCCCGCGACGCCGAACTGCGCCGGTTCGGCTCCGGCCTCGTCGCGGTGCTGCAGATCGAAGGCGCGGGCGACGATATCCTGCTGCGGCTCGATGACGGCGTCGTGGTCTTCGAGGGCACGGCGGCGCCCGACATCGTGCTGTCGGCGGCAGACGCGGACTGGGCAAGGTTCCTGACCCTGCCGCCGCCGCCGCGCTTCCAGGCCTTCACGGCGCTGGCGATCGCTAATCCCGCCTTCACCCTCTCCGGCGACCCGCTCGTGATCGCGCAGGCGCGGGCCGTGATCGAGCGGCTGATCGAGCTGGTCGTGCTGTCGCCCGCCGCTCCGGCGCCCTCCGTCGCCCGGCGAATGAGCCAGATCGAAGGGCGTTATCACCGGGTCGCCCTGCCGGAGGGCGCAGCCGAGATCTATGTCGAGAGCGCCGGAAGCGGGCGGCCGGTGCTGTTCCTTCACACGGCCGGCGCCGATTCCCGCCAGTTCCACGGACAACTCGCCGATGTCGCTCTTGCCACCAACTGGCGCCTGATCGCGCCGGACATGCCCTTCCATGGCCGCTCGATGCCACCGGAGGGCTGGCTGGGCGAGCCGTACCGGCTCTCGGGGGCGCGCTATCTCGGCTGGTGCGCAGCCATCATCGAGCAGGTCATCGGCGAGAAAGCGATCGTGGCCGGCGGCTCGATGGGTGCGGCGCTCGCTCTGCTGCTGGCGGCGGAGCGGCCCGATCTCGTCGCCGGCGTCATCGCGATCGAGCCCCCCTTCCGCTCGAAGGGGCGACGCAACCCGTACCAGCACCATGTCGGCGTCCATGCCGGGCTGCACAACGCCGCCTTCGTCCGCGGGCTGATGAGCCCGACGAGCCCGATCGACAGCCGCCGCCGGGCCGCCTGGATCTATTCTCAAGGAGCGCCCGAGATCTATGCCGGCGACCTCGCCTTCTATTCCGACGAGTTCGACGGCGCGGAGGTAGCGCCGCGCATCGATGCCGCGCGCACGCCGGTGTCCCTGCTCTGCGGCACCTATGACTATTCGGCGACGCCGGAGGACGGCGCGAAGCTCGCCTCGCTCATTCCGGGCGCCGATCTGCGCGTCATGGAGGGGCTCGGCCATTTCCCGATGTGCGAGGACGCGGACCTGTTCCGCCCGCATCTGCTGGCGGCGCTGGCCCATGTCGGAGGGCCGCGCTGACTAGCGCAGCGGCGGCAGGTGGAGCGCGACCGTTTCGCCCCCCGAGCCCTCGACGGCGGGGTAGAGCTCCCGCACCAGTGGATCGTGACCGGCGATGATGCGCTCCTCCGCTCCGGCGAGGCGGCGCGCGGCGCGCCAGCCCTGCGCCAGCGCGCCGAGATCGAAGAAGATCGGAAACGGGTTCTGCCGCTCGATATTGGCCATGAAATGCGCGGCATCGCTGGCGAGCACGAGCGGCCCACGGGCGGTCTCGACGCGGACCATCTGCAGGCCCGCGCTGTGGCCGCCGACCTTGTGCAGACTCAGGCCCTCGTCGAGTTCCGCATTGCCGTCATGGAAGACGACGCGCTCGGCATAGACCGCGCGCACCATCCTCACGACATCCTCGACGTCGAAGGGGTAGCGGATGCAGGCCTGGCACATGTGCCGGCCGGTCGCGAAGCCTATCTCCGCGTCCTGCAAATGGAAGCGGGCCTTCGGGAAGAGATCGAGATTGCCGGCATGGTCATAGTGGAGATGCGTGATCACCACGTCCTCCACCGTCTCCGGCGCGACGCCGAGCTGACGCAGCGCGACCTCCACCGGTCTGATCAGCGTGCGCCCTCGCCGGGCCCCACCTTCGGGGGTGAAGCCCGTGTCGACCACGACGACCCGCTCGCCGCGCCGCACGACCCAGACGAAATAGTCCATCGGCATGGGCGCGTCGTGCGGATCGGGCGCACGGATGAAGTTCTCGAAGGCCCGGCGTTCATGCACGGCATAGCGCAGGGCGAAGACCTCCCAGCCGGCCATGGCCGGTCTCACTTGTCGGCCGGAACGGCTCCCTCGGCCTTCAGCACCTCATGGGCCGCCTTGAAGGCGTCGAGGCCGGCCGGGATGCCGCAATAGACGGTCGCGTGGAGCAGGATTTCCTTGATCTCGTCGACGGTGACGCCATTGGCGAGCGCGCCCTTGACGTGGAGCTTGAGCTCGGCCGGCTTGCCGAGCGCGGTCAGCATGGCGAGGTTCAGCATCGAGCGCGTCTTGTGCTCGAGGCCCGGCCGCGTCCAGGCATAGCCCCAGCACCATTCGGTGGTGATGTTCTGGAAGGCCATCATGAAGTCGTCGGCCTTGGCGAGGCTGCCATCGACATAGTCGGTGCCGAGCACCTTGCGGCGGACTTCGAGGCCCTTGTTGAACTGATCACTGTGCGACATCGGCCTTGATCCCTTTCGTGGTGGTGTTCGGTGGTCCTCAGAGCCCGAGATAGGCGCTTCGGACGGCGTCGTTTCCGGAGAGTTCCGCGCTCGTACCCGACAGCACGACCCGGCCGCTCTCCAGCACATAGCCACGCCCGGCGACGGAGAGCGCCAGCGTGGTGTTCTGCTCGACCAGCAGGATGGATGTGCCCGTCCTGCTGACGGCCAGGAAGGTGTCGTGGAGTTCGTCGACGATCTTCGGCGCGAGGCCGTGGCTCGGCTCGTCGAGCAGAAGCAGCCGCGGCTGGAGCATCAGCGCCCGCCCGATCGCGACCATCTGCTGCTCGCCGCCCGAGAGCGTGCCGGCGAGCTGTCCGAGCCGCTCGCGCAGCCGGGGAAACATCGTTAGCACCCGGTCGCGCCGCACCGCGAGATCGCTGGCGGAGCGCACCGCATAGGCGCCGAGCATGACGTTCTCCTCGACCGTCATCTCGGGGAAGACATGGCGACCTTCCGGCACATGCGCGATGCCGAGCGCCGGGATTGCATGGGAGGGCCGGCCGACGAGTTCGGTGCCGTCGAAGCGGATGCTGCCGCGAGCGGAGACGAGCCCCGAGATCGTACGCAGCAGCGTGCTCTTGCCCGCCGTGTTGGCGCCGATCACGCAGACGAACTCGCCCGCGCCGACCGCGATCGAGACATCGTGGAGCACGTCGAGGCCGCCATAGCCGGCGTTCAGCCCGGCGATCGAAAGAAGCGGAGACTGGCTCGTCATCGCACCCTCCTCACGCCGCCGACCGGCCGAGATAGGCTTCGATCACGGCCGGATCGCGCGCGATCTCGGCCGGCGTGCCGGTGGCGATCCTCTGGCCGAAATTCAGCACGACCAGCCGGTCGCAGAGCGCCATGATCGCGCGCATGTGGTGCTCGACCACGACCAGCGTCAGCCCCTCCGCGCGCAGCTGGCGCAGCAGCGCCATGAAGGCGTCCATCTCGGCATGGTTGAGCGCCGCCATCGCCTCGTCGAGCAGCAGGACCCGCGGCTCGGTGCAGAGCGCGCGCGCCACCTCGACGCGGGCCCGCTCCGGAAAGGAGAGATCGCGCGCGAGCTTGCCGGCGATCGCGCCGATGCCGACCCGCTCGAGGCAGCGCCTGGCCAGTTCGCGGGCCTCGGGAATCGCATGGCGCATCAGCCCGCCGGTCAGGACATTGTCGAGGACCGTCGAGTCGAGGAAGAGCGCGACGTTCTGGAAGGTCTTGACCATGCCCGCCGCGGCGATCTTGTGCGGCTTGAGGCCGACGAGGTCACAACCGTCGAGCCGGATCGTGCCGGAATCGGGCCGGTGCAGGCCGACCAGCGTCGAGAACAGCGTCGTCTTGCCGGCGCCATTGGGGCCGATCAGCCCGAGGATCTCGCCCGGCGCCACGGACAGCGACACATCCGACAAGGCCTGCAGCCCGCCGAAGCGCTT
This portion of the Bosea sp. OAE506 genome encodes:
- a CDS encoding tripartite tricarboxylate transporter substrate-binding protein is translated as MRTLLLGLAAAAALAIAPAAAQSYPNRPVTMLVPFAPGGTTDVLARILAEEMGKVLGQNVIVENVGGAGGRSGTERVTRGEPDGHMVLFGNMGPMAASRALFKDQRYDPRTDLAPIGLVADVPMVMAASKKSAVADLKAFIAKAKAEGDKVTFGTAGFGATSDLAPRLLLHQSGLKATIVPYKGAGPAIQDLIGGFVDGVIDQTATLLPLHAAGSVTALAVTGDSRLPQAPDVPTFAEAGLPEFGMKVWNALAVHKDTSPAIVARLVAALDKSLSSDFVRTRFEGLAVPVPPASVRGPAHLDRLVKAEVERWEAVLKDVPKQ
- a CDS encoding GntR family transcriptional regulator; translated protein: MTEMNLRIPRQAATLRLLVEDRIREAIASGHFRPGQRLVERELCEQIGVGRTSVREALRQLEAEGLVVTVPHRGPEVSSITFDEARQLYDVRALLEGFAGRAFAEQGSDEAIRELKEAVAGFRQAARNSDRAQLVAAKTRFYSVLMEGAGNVFVKQSLTMLHNRITLLRFTSMTQQGRLDDSVAEIEAIHDAIAARDGARAEQACRHHIAMAAKVALAVLEREPPRG
- a CDS encoding NAD(P)-dependent oxidoreductase, whose protein sequence is MPDSASAPAPIAFIGLGQMGLPMARRLIAAGFAVRGADPAEAPRQALVEAGGTAFADAREAAEGADILITMLPNGRIVRDVLLASGAAHALANGALVIDMSSSAPTDTVGLAADLAPLGLHLIDAPVSGGVKRAIDGSLAIMAGGAAEAVERARPVLAAMGKSIFATGPIGSGHAMKALNNYVSAAGLVAACEALLVGGRFGLAPETIVDVLNASTGRNNSTEVKMKPFVISEAFNSGFSLALMAKDLRIAADLADHLELPLPQIQSVAALWEAAKGGLGAQADHTEIHRHLQALAAGSRG
- a CDS encoding alpha/beta fold hydrolase, translated to MGLRARIAAAARDAELRRFGSGLVAVLQIEGAGDDILLRLDDGVVVFEGTAAPDIVLSAADADWARFLTLPPPPRFQAFTALAIANPAFTLSGDPLVIAQARAVIERLIELVVLSPAAPAPSVARRMSQIEGRYHRVALPEGAAEIYVESAGSGRPVLFLHTAGADSRQFHGQLADVALATNWRLIAPDMPFHGRSMPPEGWLGEPYRLSGARYLGWCAAIIEQVIGEKAIVAGGSMGAALALLLAAERPDLVAGVIAIEPPFRSKGRRNPYQHHVGVHAGLHNAAFVRGLMSPTSPIDSRRRAAWIYSQGAPEIYAGDLAFYSDEFDGAEVAPRIDAARTPVSLLCGTYDYSATPEDGAKLASLIPGADLRVMEGLGHFPMCEDADLFRPHLLAALAHVGGPR
- a CDS encoding N-acyl homoserine lactonase family protein, whose translation is MAGWEVFALRYAVHERRAFENFIRAPDPHDAPMPMDYFVWVVRRGERVVVVDTGFTPEGGARRGRTLIRPVEVALRQLGVAPETVEDVVITHLHYDHAGNLDLFPKARFHLQDAEIGFATGRHMCQACIRYPFDVEDVVRMVRAVYAERVVFHDGNAELDEGLSLHKVGGHSAGLQMVRVETARGPLVLASDAAHFMANIERQNPFPIFFDLGALAQGWRAARRLAGAEERIIAGHDPLVRELYPAVEGSGGETVALHLPPLR
- a CDS encoding carboxymuconolactone decarboxylase family protein codes for the protein MSHSDQFNKGLEVRRKVLGTDYVDGSLAKADDFMMAFQNITTEWCWGYAWTRPGLEHKTRSMLNLAMLTALGKPAELKLHVKGALANGVTVDEIKEILLHATVYCGIPAGLDAFKAAHEVLKAEGAVPADK
- a CDS encoding ABC transporter ATP-binding protein, encoding MTSQSPLLSIAGLNAGYGGLDVLHDVSIAVGAGEFVCVIGANTAGKSTLLRTISGLVSARGSIRFDGTELVGRPSHAIPALGIAHVPEGRHVFPEMTVEENVMLGAYAVRSASDLAVRRDRVLTMFPRLRERLGQLAGTLSGGEQQMVAIGRALMLQPRLLLLDEPSHGLAPKIVDELHDTFLAVSRTGTSILLVEQNTTLALSVAGRGYVLESGRVVLSGTSAELSGNDAVRSAYLGL